A stretch of [Clostridium] innocuum DNA encodes these proteins:
- a CDS encoding AEC family transporter: protein MENLIFCLNATIPVFITMIFGYFFKRIHLFDAAFLSKMNKFVFVAALPVLLFEDISTTDLRKAWDTSFVIFCFLATLLSILFSIAVSYRLKDRSIQGEFVQASYRSSAAILGIAFIQNIYGNSGMAPLMIVATVPLYNIIAVIVLSLMKPKRGILRKELILQTGRDILCNPIILGIGAGMLWSLLRIPQPVILQKSLHNLGALATPLGLMAMGGSFEFHDLYAKRKPALICSFMKLILFVAIFLPIAVSLGFINDKLVAILVMLGSATTVSCYIMARNMGHEGTLSSSVVMMTTLGSAFTLTMWLYILKSLGTL, encoded by the coding sequence ATGGAAAATTTAATATTTTGTCTGAATGCCACGATTCCGGTATTCATAACAATGATTTTTGGTTACTTCTTTAAAAGAATACACCTGTTTGATGCAGCCTTCCTTTCAAAAATGAATAAATTTGTATTTGTTGCAGCATTGCCAGTCCTGCTGTTTGAGGATATCAGCACCACAGACCTTAGAAAAGCGTGGGATACATCCTTTGTCATCTTCTGCTTTCTGGCAACACTGCTGTCCATACTCTTTTCGATTGCTGTATCCTATCGATTAAAGGATCGAAGTATTCAGGGAGAATTTGTACAGGCAAGCTATCGCAGCAGTGCCGCAATTCTGGGCATCGCCTTTATTCAAAATATTTATGGAAATTCAGGAATGGCTCCGCTTATGATTGTTGCGACTGTTCCTTTATATAATATTATCGCTGTCATTGTGCTGTCGCTCATGAAGCCAAAGCGTGGCATATTGCGAAAAGAGCTTATTTTACAAACAGGTAGAGATATACTTTGCAATCCGATTATTCTGGGAATTGGTGCCGGAATGCTATGGTCCCTGCTCCGAATCCCGCAGCCTGTCATACTGCAGAAGTCACTGCATAATCTGGGAGCCCTTGCGACACCGCTCGGTCTGATGGCGATGGGAGGTTCCTTTGAATTTCACGATCTCTATGCCAAACGAAAGCCTGCCCTGATCTGTAGCTTCATGAAGCTGATTCTATTTGTTGCGATTTTTCTACCGATTGCAGTTTCTTTAGGTTTTATAAATGATAAGCTGGTGGCAATTCTTGTCATGCTTGGTTCTGCCACGACGGTAAGCTGTTATATCATGGCGCGAAATATGGGTCATGAGGGAACGCTGTCCAGCAGTGTTGTCATGATGACGACGCTTGGAAGTGCATTTACATTGACGATGTGGCTGTATATATTAAAAAGCCTGGGAACCCTATAG
- a CDS encoding sodium-dependent transporter: MKSREKLSSRLGFILISAGCAVGLGNVWRFPYITGQYGGAAFVLLYLVFLILLGLPIMVMEFSVGRASQRSAAKSFDLLEPEGTKWHLIKYVCMGGNYLLMMFYTTVGGWMINYCLKMASGTFEGLRTEQVGETFSNMLASPGQNLFWMIAITVIGFFICSRGLQNGVEKMSKYMMSCLFIVMLVLVIRAVTLPNAVEGLKFYLIPDFQKMMANGLWDAIFAAMGQAFFTLSLGIGALAIFGSYIGKDRSLLGESLNVCILDTCVAFIAGLIIFPSCFSFNVAADSGPGLVFVTLPNVFNAMSGGRLWGFLFFLFMSFAAVTTIIAVFENIVAFAMDSGWSRKKAVRVNFILILLLSLPCAFGFNLLSFIEPLGDGSTIQDLEDFIVSNNMLPLGSLMYLLFCTFRYGWGWKNFTDEANSGVGFQFPMWARFYVSYILPVVVIYIFFQGYIEKFAKPWNILIPSVLLLLMIYVPLQAWRKKRANNKNT; encoded by the coding sequence ATGAAATCAAGAGAAAAGCTATCATCCAGACTGGGATTTATTCTGATATCCGCTGGATGTGCAGTCGGTCTTGGCAATGTATGGCGGTTTCCATATATTACAGGCCAATATGGAGGAGCAGCCTTTGTACTGCTCTATCTGGTTTTCCTGATACTGCTGGGATTACCGATTATGGTGATGGAATTCTCCGTGGGACGTGCCTCCCAGCGCTCCGCAGCGAAGTCCTTCGATTTGCTGGAGCCGGAAGGAACCAAGTGGCATCTTATAAAGTATGTCTGTATGGGAGGCAACTATCTGCTGATGATGTTTTATACAACAGTCGGTGGATGGATGATCAATTACTGTTTGAAAATGGCAAGTGGTACCTTTGAGGGTCTGCGAACAGAGCAGGTGGGTGAAACTTTCTCCAATATGCTTGCCAGTCCGGGACAAAATCTGTTCTGGATGATTGCAATTACGGTTATCGGCTTCTTTATTTGCAGCAGAGGTCTTCAAAACGGTGTGGAAAAGATGTCCAAATATATGATGTCCTGTCTGTTTATTGTCATGCTCGTTCTTGTGATTCGGGCAGTTACCCTGCCAAACGCTGTTGAAGGCTTAAAATTCTATCTGATTCCAGATTTTCAGAAAATGATGGCAAACGGCTTATGGGACGCCATATTCGCAGCTATGGGACAGGCGTTTTTCACTCTGAGTCTTGGAATCGGTGCTCTGGCAATCTTTGGAAGCTATATCGGAAAAGACCGCTCTTTGCTGGGTGAGAGTCTTAATGTCTGTATTCTGGATACCTGTGTGGCCTTTATAGCAGGTCTGATTATATTTCCTTCCTGCTTCTCCTTCAACGTTGCAGCAGACAGCGGTCCCGGTCTGGTGTTTGTTACACTGCCGAATGTATTTAATGCCATGTCTGGTGGAAGGTTATGGGGCTTTCTGTTCTTCCTGTTCATGTCTTTTGCAGCTGTCACGACCATTATTGCGGTATTTGAAAATATTGTGGCCTTCGCAATGGACAGCGGCTGGTCCAGGAAAAAAGCTGTTCGTGTAAACTTTATCCTGATTCTGCTTTTATCACTTCCCTGTGCATTCGGCTTCAATCTTCTTTCCTTTATAGAGCCGCTTGGGGATGGAAGTACCATACAGGATTTGGAGGATTTCATTGTATCCAATAATATGCTGCCGCTTGGATCCCTCATGTATCTGCTGTTTTGTACCTTCCGCTATGGTTGGGGTTGGAAAAATTTCACGGATGAGGCAAACAGCGGTGTAGGCTTTCAATTCCCTATGTGGGCGAGATTTTATGTTTCCTACATACTGCCTGTTGTTGTGATCTATATTTTCTTTCAGGGCTATATTGAGAAATTCGCAAAGCCGTGGAATATATTGATTCCATCGGTACTGCTTCTTCTGATGATCTATGTTCCTTTACAGGCATGGAGAAAGAAAAGAGCTAATAATAAGAATACATAA
- a CDS encoding beta-aspartyl-peptidase: MQLIKHVHIFAPQDLGIQDILISEGHIAHIAPHIETAPYMEITDGSGKQLTPGLIDRHVHVSGGGGEGGFATRTPEIQLSALIQAGITTVVGLLGTDGVTRSVEDLIAKVKALNSEGISAYAMTGSYAYPSTTITGSVKKDILFIDEILGVKLALSDHRSSHISFEEFLRLASEVRTAGMLSGKPGCMTLHMGDEADDLAYVMKAVKNTGLPCTMFHPTHVTRNEQLFQKALQLLYMGGTIDITCEEHEGCASWIKQANPKDYGRITLSSDGQGSWSDYDEYGNLTAIGVSDVSVLLQNVQEMLRNQDFSITECISFSTANPARVLGLYPAKGCISVGSNADLLLFDDDWQLHDVMANGRWFMKNQKLLKKGTFE, translated from the coding sequence ATGCAACTGATTAAACATGTACATATATTTGCGCCACAGGATCTGGGGATACAGGATATTCTCATTTCAGAAGGACACATTGCCCATATAGCACCTCACATAGAAACGGCTCCCTATATGGAAATCACTGACGGCAGTGGAAAACAACTGACACCGGGACTGATTGACCGTCATGTTCATGTAAGCGGAGGAGGGGGAGAAGGCGGCTTTGCGACAAGGACGCCGGAAATCCAGTTATCCGCTCTCATACAGGCAGGTATCACCACGGTGGTTGGTTTACTTGGGACTGACGGTGTGACGCGCAGTGTTGAGGATTTGATTGCCAAGGTCAAAGCTCTTAACAGTGAAGGTATCTCCGCCTACGCCATGACAGGCTCCTATGCTTATCCGAGTACGACAATTACAGGCTCAGTAAAAAAAGATATCCTGTTTATAGACGAAATCCTTGGTGTCAAGCTTGCATTAAGTGATCATAGAAGCTCACATATATCATTTGAGGAATTTCTCAGACTGGCCAGTGAAGTCAGGACAGCCGGTATGCTCTCAGGAAAGCCGGGTTGTATGACACTGCATATGGGTGATGAAGCTGACGACCTTGCCTATGTCATGAAAGCCGTGAAAAACACAGGACTTCCCTGCACCATGTTTCACCCGACCCATGTCACAAGAAATGAACAGCTGTTTCAAAAAGCCCTGCAGCTTTTATATATGGGTGGTACCATAGATATAACCTGTGAGGAGCATGAGGGATGTGCTTCCTGGATCAAGCAGGCGAACCCAAAGGATTATGGAAGAATCACCTTAAGCTCTGACGGACAGGGGAGCTGGTCAGACTATGATGAATATGGTAACCTTACCGCAATCGGTGTCTCCGATGTTTCTGTCCTCCTGCAAAATGTACAGGAAATGCTGCGGAATCAGGATTTTTCAATTACCGAGTGCATATCCTTCTCAACAGCGAATCCGGCCCGTGTATTGGGACTATATCCTGCAAAGGGCTGCATCTCTGTCGGAAGTAATGCTGATCTCTTGTTGTTTGATGATGACTGGCAGCTTCATGATGTAATGGCAAACGGACGCTGGTTCATGAAAAATCAAAAGCTTTTGAAGAAAGGAACCTTTGAGTAA
- a CDS encoding D-2-hydroxyacid dehydrogenase has product MKMSRDKLHLLELSGFEREQLARIPDSYIVTCADRTSVSAAMVKEADVIIGRVPVEFLGYARKLRLLQLDCAGSEQYTADGLLAKDCQLCNASGSFGLAISEYLICTILMLMRNMNLYIRNQEQAYWHMEGPVQSIYGSTVLIAGTGDLGQEFAKRVKAMGAHTIGIRRRIQESVPYFDELHTMEEMCNLLPHADVVVLALPSTERTRGCFGSEQLACMKKTAILANVGRGDALNTNEFLQAIQRKQLSGAVLDVCDCEPLAKEHPLWKQPNVIITPHISGTFQLKESFYRFTEIALYNLQALLENKALKNVVDRKQGYRVHTVDYMEK; this is encoded by the coding sequence ATGAAGATGAGTAGGGATAAGCTGCATTTGCTGGAGCTATCCGGCTTTGAAAGAGAACAGCTCGCCCGCATACCGGACAGCTATATTGTCACATGTGCTGATAGAACGAGCGTGAGTGCTGCTATGGTAAAAGAAGCAGATGTCATTATTGGCAGAGTGCCGGTCGAGTTTTTAGGCTATGCACGGAAACTGCGGCTGCTGCAGCTGGATTGTGCTGGCAGTGAGCAGTATACAGCAGATGGTTTGCTTGCGAAGGATTGTCAGCTGTGCAATGCCTCCGGTAGCTTTGGACTGGCGATCAGTGAATATCTGATTTGTACAATTTTAATGCTGATGCGGAATATGAATCTGTATATACGCAATCAGGAGCAGGCGTACTGGCATATGGAAGGACCTGTACAGTCGATATACGGATCTACGGTTTTGATAGCAGGAACCGGTGATCTGGGACAGGAATTTGCGAAAAGAGTGAAAGCAATGGGGGCACATACCATAGGAATTCGCCGGCGGATACAGGAGAGTGTTCCTTATTTTGATGAACTGCATACTATGGAAGAAATGTGCAATCTGCTTCCGCATGCTGATGTGGTGGTACTGGCACTTCCGAGTACAGAAAGGACTCGCGGATGCTTTGGCAGTGAGCAGCTTGCCTGTATGAAAAAAACTGCGATTCTTGCCAATGTAGGAAGAGGGGATGCTTTGAATACAAATGAATTCCTGCAGGCTATACAGCGTAAACAGCTATCTGGTGCTGTTCTTGATGTATGTGACTGCGAGCCTCTTGCAAAGGAGCATCCGCTCTGGAAGCAGCCGAATGTCATCATCACACCTCATATTTCCGGCACCTTCCAGCTGAAGGAATCCTTTTATCGCTTTACAGAAATTGCACTTTATAACCTGCAGGCATTATTGGAAAACAAGGCACTGAAGAATGTCGTTGACCGAAAGCAGGGATACCGTGTGCATACTGTCGATTATATGGAAAAATAA
- a CDS encoding HAD family phosphatase gives MKQMKGCEIMKALASDFDGTLYLHDAAESYREGDIAGIGQLQKQGCLFGLCTGRPLWGITAFLSKRLHPDFYIVSSGAMILDRNQRILFESCLLPETAKRLSMLTKDVESTAIQAGGNIYAYKKARAFTDIPVIHDIEEIKGQQIHGLSFRMTDEAAAEQLCSSLEKQFPDTCAAFQNQNFVDVVPYGCSKGKALLKLKKLMNLDSCYGIGDSYNDIPMLQDADVSFTFHASPKKVKEAADHLVDSVGEAIQSYMLRKEN, from the coding sequence ATGAAGCAGATGAAGGGTTGTGAGATTATGAAGGCATTGGCGAGTGATTTTGATGGAACGCTGTATCTGCATGATGCAGCAGAAAGCTATCGTGAAGGGGATATAGCAGGAATCGGGCAGCTGCAGAAGCAGGGCTGTCTGTTCGGTCTTTGTACCGGGCGTCCTTTATGGGGTATTACAGCATTTCTTTCTAAGCGACTGCATCCTGATTTTTATATCGTAAGCAGCGGAGCAATGATACTGGACAGAAATCAAAGGATATTGTTTGAAAGCTGTCTTTTACCTGAAACTGCAAAGCGGCTCAGTATGCTTACGAAAGATGTGGAAAGCACCGCTATTCAGGCTGGCGGGAACATCTATGCATATAAGAAAGCAAGAGCATTTACAGATATTCCAGTCATTCACGATATAGAAGAAATAAAGGGGCAGCAAATACACGGATTATCCTTTCGCATGACAGACGAGGCAGCCGCAGAACAGTTATGCAGTTCTCTTGAAAAGCAATTTCCGGACACCTGTGCCGCATTCCAGAATCAGAATTTCGTTGATGTGGTACCTTACGGCTGTTCCAAGGGAAAGGCGCTTTTGAAGCTGAAAAAGCTTATGAATCTGGACAGCTGCTATGGCATTGGAGATTCCTACAATGATATCCCCATGCTGCAGGATGCAGATGTATCCTTTACCTTTCATGCTTCTCCTAAGAAGGTAAAAGAAGCAGCCGATCACCTGGTGGATTCTGTAGGTGAAGCGATTCAATCCTATATGCTAAGGAAGGAAAATTAA
- a CDS encoding methionine adenosyltransferase, translating into MKNYIFTSESITEGHPDKICDRIADSILDEALRQDPASKMAVEATIKDDFVLIYGEANTKAKLEYEEIAKEVIREIGYTEEYEVLVKVREQSSEINHAVVQDDGEIGAGDQGIMFGYACDDTDNYMPAAIEYAHKLAKRLSDVRRGNALLLPDGKTQVSVEYENDKIKRIDTIVVSTQHVAEASQQQIADIVMKDVITPVIPDELLDEDTIYLINPSGSFVMGGSFGDSGTTGRKIVVDSYGGMGRIGGGCFSSKDPSKVDRSAAYYCRYVAKNIVAHQLASKCEVQVAYAIGKVKPVSIMVDTFGTGNKCDEEILDIIRSNFSFEVKDIIEELKLCRPIYKATSCYGHFGREEFSWEKIKDLKY; encoded by the coding sequence ATGAAAAATTACATTTTTACATCAGAAAGTATTACTGAGGGACATCCTGATAAAATTTGTGACCGCATTGCGGACAGTATTCTGGATGAGGCTCTGCGTCAGGACCCTGCCAGCAAAATGGCTGTGGAGGCAACGATTAAGGATGATTTCGTACTTATTTACGGTGAGGCTAATACCAAGGCAAAGCTGGAGTATGAGGAAATCGCAAAAGAGGTTATTCGGGAAATCGGGTATACGGAGGAGTATGAGGTGCTTGTGAAGGTACGCGAGCAGTCTTCGGAAATCAACCACGCAGTTGTACAGGATGATGGCGAGATCGGTGCGGGAGATCAGGGAATTATGTTCGGATATGCATGCGATGATACAGACAATTACATGCCTGCCGCTATTGAATATGCACATAAGCTGGCAAAACGTCTGAGCGATGTCCGCCGTGGAAATGCATTGCTGCTGCCGGACGGCAAGACACAGGTAAGTGTTGAATATGAAAATGATAAAATCAAGAGGATTGATACGATTGTCGTTTCCACACAGCATGTGGCAGAGGCATCACAGCAGCAGATTGCCGATATCGTTATGAAGGATGTCATAACGCCTGTCATTCCGGATGAGCTGCTGGATGAGGATACCATTTATCTGATCAACCCAAGCGGAAGCTTTGTCATGGGAGGTTCCTTTGGTGACAGCGGTACAACAGGAAGAAAAATCGTTGTGGACAGCTATGGCGGTATGGGAAGAATCGGCGGTGGCTGCTTCTCCAGTAAAGATCCATCCAAGGTTGACCGCAGTGCAGCATATTACTGCCGTTATGTCGCAAAGAATATTGTGGCACATCAGCTGGCAAGTAAATGTGAGGTACAGGTTGCATATGCTATCGGTAAGGTGAAGCCGGTATCCATTATGGTAGATACCTTTGGAACAGGAAACAAATGTGATGAGGAGATTCTTGATATCATACGCAGCAATTTCAGCTTTGAGGTAAAGGATATCATTGAGGAACTCAAGCTTTGCCGTCCGATTTACAAGGCAACATCCTGCTATGGACATTTCGGCAGAGAAGAATTCAGCTGGGAGAAGATAAAGGATTTGAAGTATTAA